A single genomic interval of Microbulbifer variabilis harbors:
- a CDS encoding GNAT family N-acetyltransferase has protein sequence MKDTMTIRNMQRPEVDVLVNWAAQEGWNPGLHDAETFWQTDSKAFIAALVQEKMIGGGAITSYEGIYGFMGFFIVKPEYRGLGLGRKLWYFRRQRMLERLSPGASVGLDAAFQMQDFYGEGGFKFSHRNLRFSMGVPLKVASNGSGNFEILPLAEIPFDQLLQYDMTCFPAGREKFLRTWLNQEGAQALGVLQSGTLKGYGVIRRCGEGCKVGPLFANNGQLAEALLIELTKFSSGGAVFLDVPENNQEAMALVKKYNMKEVFGCARMYLGSKPNIAHERIFGVTTFELG, from the coding sequence ATGAAAGATACAATGACTATACGTAATATGCAGCGCCCTGAAGTCGATGTCTTGGTAAATTGGGCAGCTCAAGAGGGCTGGAATCCAGGATTGCATGATGCTGAAACTTTTTGGCAAACGGACTCTAAAGCATTTATCGCTGCACTGGTTCAGGAAAAAATGATAGGCGGTGGTGCTATTACCTCTTATGAGGGAATATATGGCTTTATGGGCTTCTTTATTGTGAAGCCAGAGTACCGAGGATTGGGGCTTGGTCGTAAACTTTGGTATTTTCGCCGTCAACGAATGCTTGAAAGGTTAAGCCCAGGAGCTTCAGTGGGGCTGGATGCTGCATTCCAGATGCAGGATTTCTATGGGGAAGGGGGCTTTAAATTCTCTCATCGCAACTTGCGTTTTAGTATGGGCGTGCCTTTAAAAGTGGCTTCAAATGGTAGTGGAAATTTTGAAATATTACCTCTTGCAGAGATTCCTTTCGATCAGCTTCTTCAATATGACATGACCTGCTTCCCTGCAGGAAGGGAAAAATTTTTGCGTACTTGGCTGAATCAAGAAGGGGCTCAGGCTTTGGGGGTATTGCAATCGGGAACGTTGAAAGGTTATGGGGTAATTCGCCGCTGTGGTGAAGGTTGTAAAGTGGGCCCTTTATTTGCCAATAACGGTCAGTTGGCTGAAGCGCTATTGATTGAATTGACAAAGTTTTCTTCAGGAGGGGCTGTATTTTTGGACGTGCCGGAAAATAATCAAGAAGCCATGGCTTTAGTTAAAAAATATAATATGAAAGAGGTATTTGGTTGTGCACGTATGTACCTAGGCTCTAAGCCCAATATTGCTCATGAGCGTATTTTTGGTGTAACAACCTTTGAGCTGGGTTGA